One genomic region from Phragmites australis chromosome 1, lpPhrAust1.1, whole genome shotgun sequence encodes:
- the LOC133909703 gene encoding calmodulin-1-like has product MADQLTDDQIAEFKEAFSLFDKDGDGCITTKELGTVMRSLGQNPTEAELQDMINEVDADGNGTIDFPEFLNLMARKMKDTDSEEELKEAFRVFDKDQNGFISAAELRHVMTNLGEKLTDEEVDEMVREADVDGDGQINYEEFVKVMMAK; this is encoded by the exons ATGGCGGATCAGCTCACCGACGACCAGATCGCCGAGTTCAAGGAGGCCTTCAGCCTCTTCGACAAGGACGGAGATG GCTGCATCACTACCAAGGAACTTGGAACTGTGATGCGCTCATTGGGCCAGAACCCTACTGAGGCTGAGCTTCAGGATATGATCAATGAGGTGGATGCTGATGGCAACGGAACTATCGACTTTCCTGAGTTCCTCAACCTGATGGCACGTAAGATGAAGGACACTGACTCTGAAGAGGAGCTTAAGGAGGCCTTCCGTGTGTTTGATAAGGACCAGAATGGCTTCATCTCTGCAGCTGAGCTCCGCCATGTCATGACCAACCTTGGTGAGAAGCTGACAGACGAGGAGGTGGATGAGATGGTCCGTGAAGCCGACGTGGACGGCGATGGCCAGATCAATTATGAGGAGTTTGTGAAGGTGATG